Part of the Archocentrus centrarchus isolate MPI-CPG fArcCen1 chromosome 4, fArcCen1, whole genome shotgun sequence genome is shown below.
TACGTTACAGGGATCAGTGaacttaacaacaacaacaaaaaaaaaaaaaaaaaaagttgaacaaTGTTGACATGCCAAGATgttgtacacaaaaaaaaaaaaaagttgaacaatgtttaagtgcactttttatttgaaagaagatatatattatatgataacgttcttttttgtgtttatttgattcctattcaagacactttgataagaatgactatattgttaatataggctacagagtatcatttttctaaacatttttggctggtggtgtgcctcgtgattttttcaatgaaaaaaatgtacctcggctcaaaaaaggttgaaaaacactgcactAACCCACTGGTGCCTAAGGACACCATCTCCATGCAATCCCCCGCTCCACTCTGGAAACTCATGTACTGTGCATGTGCACGGGACATGCTGTGTGGCTGTAATCTGCACAGTTAGGGTGCCCTCAAGAATAATAAACAAAGGAAGGAGGTTTCAGGGCTTTTTTTAGATTACGGAGGCTGTTTTGACTTCCTACAAGTTTGAGATTTTGAATCTGCAGACAATCACAGTCTGCTGTTTGGAGGCaacattgtgtttttttgctttttaatcaGACAGACAGTGTTATCCAGCTCTGTGATGATGGTCCTTTCAAAAAGACAGATGCGATATTACACATCATGTAAAACTTATCTTTACATGATGTTGAACTGTATGTTAGTGCCGTCATTTAAAAACCGAAAGGTAAATATGTAGGGAGGTCACTGCAATCTAGCAATCTAGATTTGAACTTTGTCACAGTACCAAATTAAACACATGACTAAAGTGAAGTGCACTATATTTAGTAATGATTGTAGAATATAAATGCAAGATTTAAACCAAATGTGACCATCTGTGCTAAACTTCCTACACTCAAAAAAAACCTTTGCCCTCATAAACATGAAGCAATAATTTTGTATAAAATGCAGCTGAAATACATAAAATCAAAGGtttatttattcaggaaaataTGCCTTGTATAAGCTGAATGTATACCAATcaagtaaattttatttgacCAGATTCCAAGTTTTATGTTGTACTTATAATTCAAAATCACATGGAAAATCTTGTAGTCAAATTACTTAAAGTCAGCATTTTGggcataaatcatttttgagTGTAGATTTCCTGTTCAGGAACTGTGCAGGATTTATTGgattttaatgttgttgtttttttttttgttttttttaaatatataactgATTGACCACAAGGTCTACtgaggtaattaaaaaaaaaaattggctttGACAATAATTTGCTGCAGTTTACAATAAaatcagcttttttaaaaaaaggtaccAAAGTGAAAGTGCCAAAAAtgtgcagttcctcaaatggccacttgaggctgtctcTATaagactccatccatccatccatccatccattttcttctgcttatccttttcagggacACGGGGCGGCTGGAGCCAGCTGTCGTAGTCAcagtcacagggctaacacagacagacagacaaccattcacactcacgttCCCACCTGGTGGTCAGCACGGTTACCTCactgcaagaaggtcctgggttcaaatccactttctgtatggagtttgtAGTTCTcccagtgtctgtgtgggttttctccaggtactcaggtttgctcccacagtccaaagactttCACTTAGTGGGTCTGTATAAGACTCCCATATTAAAATGCTCAACTTCAAGAAACCAACATGGTGGTGGGCCCAAATGCTAATGTTGAAGCTTTAAGTCCAAAGCAAATGGGTAACATTATGGTGGTTTCTTTCGTTTTTACACTGTCTATGACTTAAACATGGTTTGGTCAGAAAGTCAAAAGTCATAAAGTTTCCAGCACCAGTATGTTTTACTTTGTTCATCTTTTGTCTGTGTTCCCAAATTGCTGAGGAGGCCAATAAAAACTTCTGGAAACCCAGAGTAACTGGAAAAACTGGTTCCAGGTTCATAACATCCTGCGATGACCACAAGCACAAATTTAAACCAGGCTGATATTTATCCAGACGCCCTGatcctcctcctgcttctccTGGCTGTGTTGAtcctcctgcagctctctgCATCACAGTACCACATTTATCCCACACTACAGGAAACAGCTGTTATTAGAACTGAACCGATGCATGGACATGCAAGCTGCCGCCTCTAAGCAGCACAGCCTCCTGTGCAAGGCGAACATTGTGTCCTGATAGAGCTGAGTAAGGATGGAGACCCGCCTGTGCAGCTGACTGAGGACAATGGTCTGCCTCAGATCAGCTGAGTGCAGCGGGTTCGGGGGATACGTGCAGATCGGCAGCCTGCAGCATGGGGGGAAGCCTACGTGCACCGGTCGTTCAGCATCCAGGACGTGCCCTGCTCTCTGCAGGGGATTCATTATGTAAAAAGACAAATCCTCCTGGTATGAGAAGTGCTCAGCTTTTTGGGCACACCTCTGcatgatgaaaacattttaagcatGTAAGAGTGAATGAGAGGCTGTAACAACAACACGTGTTTGTCTTGCTGTACTTTGTAACCAGGTAAATAGAGTTAATCTCAGTGGtctgagacttttttttaaaaaatcaattaaacaaattaaacaaatgtccaagctaaatgtaaataaatagcAGCTCAAACTATTTTCAGTTTCTGCTCTTCAGAGTCAGagatggaaaaactgcagagatttctttcacttttacttgcaactgaaaccatttttaatatttattttccacCATAACAGCACGTTGTTACTCAGCGATTCCAGTGAAACATTAACTGTGCTGACCTTTTagttttaaatgtttagttGTTTGTTGTTGGCAACATGGCTCTCTATTCAGTTCATCAGTATTGTGCACACTCTTAGGTCTCAACCATACTTTCTGTCCTTAAAATTTCCAGCCTTCCTGAATGTGTTTAATACAGTACTTcaactatcttttttttttttagtccaaaTTGATTCTTCAGGCTCATTGCATTGTTGGAAAAACTCTCAATTTTTGCCTGAGAGCTAATAATTAATTatcaaagatgtttttctgcgATTTCTTTATTGATCAACTGGTCGGTTCATTGTCTAAAGTGATTAATTGTGAAACAGGAGCGTGTCACAGCCGTGGCCTGCTGACACGTACGTGAGCGAGTTTCAGTGTCTGGCAGAACAAGAGCATCACGTTCCTCATGTCTGCGagagtgcgtgagtgtgtgtaccGCTTGGTGTCAGGAATGAGTGTGTAAAAGGGCCCGAAGGCTTGAACTTTCCCCTACTTCTCACAGTGACTCCTCAGCCTCTGCTGTTCACCAGCATTCCTGATTCAGCAACTGTTGACTTCACTCTCTGAGATCATTAATGACATTTAGCtatcactgttttcattttaaaagtcaAAAAACCCACCCAGCGGGGAACAGTCACAGTGTTTTGTGTGAAACTGATGTTTTAGGGGCAGAAAAGTGTGATCAAGATGAATTTTAAAGCCAGTTAGAAGGCTTTAAATTCATCTTGAGCTTGAATAAAAACGGTACTGGCTGATTTATCAGCTAGGCAATCAAAAGAGAATGAAATGGCTGTTTTTAATAGCACACATCTGATTCGTGGGTCCTTTTGGGGACAGTTTAATAGCCCTGTGGTCTAGGATGAATGAATCAgctatgagaaaaaaaagtgtctttgtGGCAACTTCAATCAACAGAGTGGGAACAAAAGGCaaagatgaaataaataatttcatCAACATAAAAATACTAAATAGATAATAACATATAACTGTAAACATGTCTTGATCCTGCATTAGTGAGTATATAACCAGAAATTCAGGCGCTCATTGCATCATGTTGCTCACTGTGAGACTTTCCCCGCCCCTGCTCCcccacatcctcctcctccttcctcccccTCAACCTTTAGGCAGCCAATCCGTGGAGTGCTGTGCTGCACACTGAGCTATAAAAACCCTCAGCAGCGCACAACAGTCAAGAGACAGACATCAGAAGCAGCACTGACACCAGAACAGACCACAAAGATGAAGATGCCTCAACTTGTCATCCTCCTGTTGACCATCTTGGTTCACGCAGCAGCCGGTTTCCCCACCGACAGGAGGGTCCGGGAGAAACAGGCCTCCTGGGACGATATGAACGTGGTGGCCCACGGGCTACTCCAGCTCGGCCTGGGCCTGAAGGAGCATGTGGACAAGGCCAAAGTCCAGATGGGTGATGTCAACGCCAAGCTGAAAGCCTTCAACAGCACGGTGGCTGAGCTGGCGAGGAAGCAGCAGGAGCAAGATGAAGCCCTACAGGCTAAAAGtaaggaggtggaggagaggcAGAGGCTGTCAGCAGAGCTGGCTGAGGAGGTGAAGGTGAAGGTGGAGGACAtgaagaagcagacagaggatATAAACTCCAGAATGGACTGGCTGCAGGAAGTCCTCACAGAGAGGACACTGGACAGCAACGACAGTGGTCACTCAGGAGTCCCATTCATCCAGGTGAGAGCGGGAGAAGAAGgctttcatgttttgtttttcttgtgaggTTGTTCTTTAACTATGTAGAAACATCAGAGCAGTATAGAAACATCCACACCCATTTGAACAGACTTGAATAGTACCTTTAAATAAGGATCCAAAACTTTTAAGTGTAATCTAGACGGATGGATAGCATACGTGAAGCTCATGACATGTTTGTTCCTGCTGTTTCCAGAGGCTGGTGGTGGCTCAGAACAGACGCATTGACCAGTTGGAGGAGAAACTCAAACTGCAGCAAGACAAAATGGAGAAACAGAGCCTGCAACTACAAGCACTGCAGAGCAAGGTGAGTCACAGCACATCAACATATTGCCCAACACCTGTGAGAGTTACAGGATGATCTCTGATTGCCAAATGAATTTGAGTTTTTCTGACTGAAGGCTAGAAAGGTTATATTTTTCCCTGttctgtgtcctgcaggttgcACATAAAAGAGTAAAGGCACACAGGAGGAGACCCGAAGATATGGCACTGACAGGCGAGGCTCAGCAGATCCACACAGAATCAGGTAACATTTGTACTGATTGAGGGaaattttaagttatttattataaaaaagaaaatagggaAAGAATTTAGACCTTCAGCACACTGAAAACATGAGCTGCCCTGTAGAAATCAAAAAGGGAAGTGAAACAGTGAGTCTCTTTTTATAAACACGCCAGTTTCGAGTGCAGACCTGCACGAACTacagacaaatgaaaacaagtCACATAAGGTTCACCTTTACACCTGAGTTTATAATGTTGACTCGCTGGCAGATCTCTGCGAGCAGTCCAAAGGTCAGACTAAGGAGGGCAGcagcttttaaaaacacaccgACTGCACATTCATTAATTTCTCAGACACAAAAGATTTCATTCTCATTTTAAGCGAGGTGCTTAAACACCAAAATTTGAGCAGACAGGGCAGCTGGTTAGACTGACCGTCACCCTGAATCGACTGATCAGTTTTCTGCTTCCCTCAGGTTTCCCCAGAGACGACGATGATCTGTTTGTACGCGGGCAGCGAGCCGGCGGagacaggaggagcaggaggcagCAGCTCAGGAAGCAGGCGTCGGCCTGGACGCCCACAAAGGGAGAGAGCAACTCTCTGAGCAACAGTCATCTAGAAAAGACGCCCGCCTCCATAAATCGCTAAGACTCCAGAGAAAATGActtaaatttaaatgctaaaCTACTGAAGGACTGAAATCAGGAGTTTTCATACGCACATTATTGCTCTCTGCTGATTCACTGCAGGATCAGATCCTTCGATGCCATGTGATAACTCACTGTCTCAGTGGACATGTTCAGTCATATTGACAGGTGTAACTTTATCCCCCTTCATAAGGGTTTTTCTCACtttctatgatttttttttttttttaattgctttgtACTGAAATACTGCACAGTTTCTTATTTTAAGCATTTGTACAAAACGGAATATTTTATATGAagtggataaaaataaaattttaatggtTAAGTCCTTACtggctctgtgtttgtgtttgaagatgcagagtgaagtaaaTCCATGAGGAGATTCTTATTTATGAGGTAGTCAATATTCTGATAATTCGTGCAGGTCTGTATTCAGTGGAAGAGGGGGCATCACGTTTTGAcataaaatttaattgcagcaCATATTCTTAACGCCACAAATAAGCAGCTATTAAAATTGCATTTAAACTTGACTGGAAGAATGAGgtgaaactgaagccaaactgAATGAAGTCCAAACCattgaaaacacatttgcagCCAAGGAAAACTCCAGGTTTTGTTACTTTAGGCAAGAGCAAATAAACTGCTGTCCAAACCACAAAAATCACTTGTGGAGTGCTTGTTTTGGCTGTTAAAAGCTATTTGGGTAAAttagtgatttgttttttttaattttgtaagaGATGAATAAGTTTTGACGCCATCTAGAGGTGGGAAGCATGTTATTGAAAAGAAAGGAGAAGgggccactttattagataccCCTTGCTAATACTGGGTTGGATTCTCTCTTCCTTCAGAGCTGTCTTAATTCAACACGGCGCAGATTCATCAAGGAGctagaaatattcctcagagattttggtccatattgacacaatagtgtcacacagttgttgcagatttgtcagctgtacatccatgatgtgactctccTGTTCCATCACTTCCCAAAGGATGCTGGATTGCAATCTGGTGACTGTAGAGACTGCTTTGGTGTAATGAGTGATTATCTGATTTACTGtcgccttcctatcagcttgatgCAGTCTGGATATtctgctctgacctctggcat
Proteins encoded:
- the LOC115779525 gene encoding angiopoietin-related protein 4-like, whose product is MKMPQLVILLLTILVHAAAGFPTDRRVREKQASWDDMNVVAHGLLQLGLGLKEHVDKAKVQMGDVNAKLKAFNSTVAELARKQQEQDEALQAKSKEVEERQRLSAELAEEVKVKVEDMKKQTEDINSRMDWLQEVLTERTLDSNDSGHSGVPFIQRLVVAQNRRIDQLEEKLKLQQDKMEKQSLQLQALQSKVAHKRVKAHRRRPEDMALTGEAQQIHTESGFPRDDDDLFVRGQRAGGDRRSRRQQLRKQASAWTPTKGESNSLSNSHLEKTPASINR